The following are from one region of the Halodesulfurarchaeum sp. HSR-GB genome:
- a CDS encoding CopG family transcriptional regulator, translated as MGKKNKTISFRVSEEAFQALRDIAEERDISLSAVFRDYVDQLVAHEGKVRVVPENEVRETDAEEFPPRVEVPKSFVREHERLELEAQHLRDQLQEHKEYITRLQKRVEEGDTVEEVVQLEDLDEEFGSEQEPDRYQIG; from the coding sequence ATGGGGAAGAAGAACAAGACGATCTCCTTCCGGGTCAGCGAGGAGGCCTTCCAGGCGCTCCGGGACATCGCGGAGGAGCGTGACATCTCCCTCTCTGCGGTCTTTCGGGACTACGTCGATCAACTCGTCGCTCACGAGGGGAAAGTGCGGGTCGTCCCGGAGAACGAGGTCCGGGAGACCGACGCCGAGGAGTTCCCCCCACGGGTGGAGGTCCCCAAGAGCTTCGTTCGGGAGCACGAGCGTCTGGAACTGGAGGCCCAGCACCTCCGCGATCAGCTCCAGGAACACAAAGAGTACATCACCCGCCTCCAGAAGCGGGTCGAGGAGGGCGATACAGTCGAGGAGGTCGTCCAGCTAGAGGACCTCGACGAGGAGTTCGGGTCGGAGCAAGAACCCGACCGCTACCAGATCGGCTGA